A stretch of Streptococcus chenjunshii DNA encodes these proteins:
- a CDS encoding UDP-N-acetylmuramoyl-L-alanyl-D-glutamate--L-lysine ligase: MITIEKTLEILKKDCNFREIIADQNYYFTWKKPFSFSKISYDSRSADAQTLFFVKGAAFKKHYLENAVAAGLQFYVAEQDYNVGIPAVLVTDIKKAMSLIAMEFYDNPQDKLKLLAITGTKGKTTAAYFAYHILKQNHKPALLSTMNTTLDGQTFFKSQLTTPESLDLFAMMAEAAANGRSHLIMEVSSQAYLTSRVYGLQFDVGVFLNISPDHIGPIEHPTFEDYFYHKRQLIDKSKSVVINSDMDHFSLLAEQTGRKPHAFYGSQSDNQIHHSQAFSFEVTGQLAGNYSIQLIGAFNQENALAAGLACFRLGISPFDIQKGIAETTVPGRMEVLRQANGANVFIDYAHNGDSLEKLVGVVETYHSGQIILLIGAPGNKGESRRKDFAHVINAHPDLQVILTADDPNFEDPQAISEEIARHISRPVQIIVDRKQAIKTGLSLTQTDKDAVIIAGKGADAYQIVEGKRAPYAGDLETAKGYC, translated from the coding sequence ATGATTACTATTGAAAAGACATTAGAGATTTTAAAAAAAGACTGCAATTTTCGGGAAATTATAGCAGATCAGAACTACTATTTCACTTGGAAAAAGCCATTTTCCTTTTCAAAAATCAGTTATGACAGCCGGTCTGCCGATGCCCAGACACTTTTTTTCGTCAAAGGAGCAGCTTTTAAGAAGCACTATCTGGAAAACGCGGTTGCTGCCGGTTTGCAGTTTTACGTAGCCGAACAGGATTATAATGTCGGTATTCCTGCAGTCCTTGTAACAGATATCAAAAAGGCAATGAGTCTTATTGCCATGGAATTTTATGATAACCCGCAGGATAAACTGAAGCTCCTTGCCATCACCGGCACAAAAGGAAAAACTACTGCTGCTTACTTTGCTTACCATATTCTCAAGCAAAATCATAAACCGGCTCTGCTCTCTACCATGAACACAACCCTGGACGGTCAAACCTTTTTTAAATCACAATTAACCACCCCGGAAAGTCTGGATTTATTTGCTATGATGGCAGAAGCCGCAGCAAACGGCAGGAGTCATTTGATTATGGAGGTTTCCAGCCAAGCTTATCTGACCAGCCGAGTTTATGGCCTTCAATTTGATGTCGGAGTTTTTCTCAATATCAGCCCGGATCATATCGGGCCGATTGAACACCCGACTTTTGAAGATTATTTCTATCACAAACGCCAGCTGATAGACAAGAGCAAATCTGTCGTTATTAACAGTGATATGGATCATTTCTCACTTTTGGCGGAACAGACCGGCCGTAAACCGCATGCCTTTTACGGCTCTCAGTCAGATAATCAGATCCATCATTCTCAGGCTTTTTCTTTTGAAGTCACTGGCCAGCTGGCAGGGAATTATAGCATTCAGCTCATCGGTGCCTTCAATCAGGAAAATGCGCTGGCCGCCGGGCTAGCCTGTTTCAGACTTGGAATTTCTCCTTTTGATATTCAAAAAGGGATTGCTGAAACGACTGTCCCCGGACGGATGGAGGTGCTGAGACAGGCCAATGGCGCCAATGTCTTTATCGATTATGCCCACAATGGCGACAGTCTGGAAAAATTAGTCGGAGTGGTTGAAACTTATCACAGCGGTCAAATTATTCTTTTAATTGGAGCTCCGGGCAATAAAGGAGAAAGCAGGCGAAAGGACTTTGCCCATGTCATTAATGCCCATCCAGATTTACAGGTTATTTTAACTGCTGATGATCCTAATTTTGAAGACCCGCAAGCCATTTCCGAAGAAATTGCCCGACATATCAGCAGGCCTGTTCAAATTATCGTTGACCGCAAGCAGGCCATTAAAACCGGTCTCAGCTTGACACAGACCGACAAAGATGCGGTTATAATTGCAGGAAAAGGCGCTGATGCCTACCAAATTGTTGAAGGAAAACGAGCTCCCTATGCCGGAGATCTAGAAACCGCCAAAGGCTATTGCTGA
- a CDS encoding putative polysaccharide biosynthesis protein, whose amino-acid sequence MSENEKKMSQQAQMVRGTAWLTASNFISRLLGALYIIPWYAWMGTHAEEANALFGMGYNIYALFLLISTAGIPVAIAKQVSKYNTLGQVETSYQLLRRILLYMLGFGLIFALSMYIGSPLLAAWSGGGTDLVRVMKSLSWAVLIFPAMSVLRGFFQGFNNLKPYAMSQIAEQVIRVIWMLLTAFIIMKIGSGDYVAAVVQSTFAAFIGMLASFGVLFAFLWKEGMFRAIFTRQPQHADINTNALIIETFKEAIPFIITGSAIQIFQLVDQWTFVNTMESFTDYSNRELHILYAYFSSNPNKITMILISIATAIGGAGIPLLTENFVNQDQKAAARLVVNNIQMLLLVLVPALVGAIALAEPLYTVFYGAPSQTALWLFVAALAQVIFLALYSMLAPMLQALFENRKAIYYFIYGLLLKCVLQIPGIWLFQAYGPLLTTAVGLSLPIFLMYRQIHKVTHFSHQAILRKTLLIAIMTVIMEIAVILSILLFKPFLEPTTRLGGILYLALIGAVGIAVYGYLSLATRTVDPLLGSRAESLRQRLHIKARR is encoded by the coding sequence ATGTCTGAAAACGAAAAAAAAATGTCCCAGCAGGCTCAGATGGTCCGCGGGACGGCTTGGCTGACGGCCTCTAACTTCATCAGCCGCCTGCTCGGGGCTCTTTATATCATCCCTTGGTATGCCTGGATGGGCACACATGCCGAAGAAGCCAATGCCTTATTTGGAATGGGCTATAATATTTATGCCCTTTTCCTGCTGATTTCAACGGCAGGTATTCCTGTCGCCATTGCAAAACAAGTTTCTAAATATAATACTTTGGGCCAAGTGGAAACCAGCTACCAGCTTCTGCGCAGGATTTTGCTCTATATGCTCGGTTTTGGTCTGATTTTTGCGCTGAGTATGTATATCGGCTCTCCCTTGCTGGCTGCTTGGAGCGGAGGCGGTACAGACCTGGTTCGTGTGATGAAAAGTCTGTCCTGGGCTGTCCTGATTTTCCCGGCTATGAGTGTTTTGCGCGGTTTTTTTCAGGGGTTCAACAATTTAAAGCCCTATGCCATGAGCCAAATTGCGGAGCAGGTCATCCGCGTTATTTGGATGCTGCTGACAGCCTTCATTATTATGAAAATCGGTTCCGGCGACTATGTTGCTGCCGTTGTACAGTCTACCTTTGCGGCTTTTATTGGGATGCTTGCCAGCTTTGGGGTTCTTTTTGCTTTCCTATGGAAAGAAGGAATGTTCCGGGCTATTTTTACTAGGCAGCCTCAGCATGCTGATATCAACACCAACGCTCTCATTATTGAAACCTTTAAAGAAGCGATTCCTTTTATTATCACCGGTTCGGCGATTCAGATTTTTCAGCTGGTTGATCAGTGGACTTTCGTCAATACTATGGAGAGTTTCACCGATTACAGCAACCGAGAGCTCCATATCCTCTATGCCTATTTTTCTTCAAATCCTAATAAGATTACAATGATTTTGATTTCTATTGCCACAGCCATCGGCGGAGCCGGCATTCCTTTGCTGACTGAAAACTTTGTTAATCAGGATCAAAAAGCGGCCGCCCGTTTAGTTGTCAATAATATCCAGATGCTGCTTTTGGTACTTGTTCCTGCTCTGGTTGGGGCAATCGCTTTAGCAGAGCCGCTTTATACTGTATTTTACGGTGCTCCCAGTCAGACGGCCCTGTGGCTTTTTGTCGCTGCTTTAGCTCAGGTGATCTTCCTAGCCTTATACAGCATGCTGGCTCCGATGCTGCAGGCTCTGTTTGAAAACCGCAAAGCGATTTATTATTTCATCTACGGCCTGCTCCTTAAATGTGTCCTGCAGATTCCCGGGATTTGGCTTTTTCAGGCTTACGGCCCTCTGCTGACCACGGCTGTCGGTTTAAGCCTGCCGATTTTTCTAATGTACCGGCAGATTCACAAAGTAACCCATTTCAGCCATCAGGCCATTCTTAGAAAGACACTGCTGATTGCCATAATGACAGTTATTATGGAAATTGCTGTTATTCTTTCGATTCTGCTTTTTAAACCTTTCTTAGAACCAACTACCCGTCTGGGAGGCATTCTCTATTTGGCTTTGATTGGTGCTGTCGGGATAGCTGTTTACGGTTATCTGTCTCTGGCTACCCGCACTGTGGATCCTTTATTAGGCAGCCGTGCAGAAAGCCTGCGTCAGCGGCTGCACATTAAAGCAAGACGGTGA
- a CDS encoding cystathionine gamma-synthase, with protein sequence MTKQLGLGTILAHAGIKSDKATGALAAPLHFSTTYQHPEFGQSTGFDYTRTKNPTRAALEKTLAAIEYADFALATSSGMSAVVLVFETFPIGSKVVAARDLYGGSFRWFDEQERNGRFFFTYAQTEEDLLAAITDDTDIVYLETPTNPLMIEFDIEKIARLAHEKGAKVLVDNTFYSPVYQNPLLLGADVVIHSATKYLSGHNDVLAGAVMTNDQDLYDKLFYNHNTTGPTLSPFDSYLLMRGLKTLKLRMEKATENAQKIAAFLKHSPAVKEVYYTGKGGMVSFKVCHPTKIPAVINHLELITFAESLGGVESLITYPATQTHKDIPAADRESYGLTDDLLRLSIGIEDAADLIEDLQSALEV encoded by the coding sequence ATGACAAAACAATTAGGCTTGGGCACAATCTTGGCTCATGCAGGCATTAAATCAGATAAAGCAACAGGAGCGTTGGCTGCGCCGCTTCATTTTTCAACCACCTATCAGCATCCGGAATTTGGGCAGTCGACAGGCTTTGACTATACCCGTACAAAGAATCCTACCCGAGCAGCCTTGGAAAAAACTTTAGCGGCTATTGAATATGCTGATTTTGCCTTGGCAACCAGCTCTGGTATGAGTGCTGTTGTTTTGGTTTTTGAAACTTTTCCGATCGGCAGCAAGGTTGTTGCAGCCAGGGATCTTTATGGCGGTTCTTTCCGCTGGTTTGATGAGCAGGAGAGGAACGGCCGCTTTTTCTTTACATATGCTCAAACAGAAGAAGACCTGCTGGCTGCTATCACAGATGATACAGATATTGTTTATTTAGAAACGCCGACTAACCCTTTAATGATTGAGTTTGATATTGAAAAGATAGCCCGGCTGGCTCATGAAAAGGGAGCCAAAGTGCTTGTCGACAATACTTTCTACAGCCCGGTCTATCAAAATCCTCTTTTATTAGGGGCAGATGTTGTTATCCATTCGGCAACTAAATATTTATCAGGACACAATGATGTTTTGGCAGGTGCTGTTATGACCAATGATCAGGACCTTTATGATAAGCTTTTTTATAATCACAATACAACCGGCCCAACCCTTTCTCCTTTTGATTCTTATCTGCTGATGCGCGGTTTGAAGACACTGAAACTGAGGATGGAAAAAGCGACAGAAAACGCTCAAAAAATAGCAGCTTTTCTGAAACATTCTCCAGCTGTCAAAGAAGTTTACTATACAGGCAAGGGCGGCATGGTTTCTTTTAAGGTCTGTCATCCGACTAAAATTCCAGCTGTCATCAATCATCTGGAGCTGATCACTTTTGCTGAAAGTTTAGGCGGTGTAGAAAGCCTGATTACTTATCCTGCAACACAGACACATAAAGACATTCCTGCAGCAGATCGAGAATCTTACGGTCTGACCGATGATTTGCTGAGGCTTTCGATCGGTATTGAAGATGCAGCTGATCTCATCGAAGATTTGCAGTCAGCATTGGAGGTTTAA
- a CDS encoding MalY/PatB family protein, whose protein sequence is MQRYDFTTRPDRLGQSSVKWQQSENQPDLLQMWVADMDFLPLPAVKKALSEYADQHVFGYTYPSDSLYQSILDWEKKEHGYSAEKEHVVLIEGVVPAISTAIQAYTQEGEAVLINTPVYPPFARSVKLNQRQLITNSLVIRDGRFTIDFEQLEADIIKHKVKLYILCSPHNPGGRVWSKEELTALLEICEKHQVILVSDEIHQDLALFGHKHCSINTIDQRFKDFTLVLASATKTFNIAGTKTSYAIIENEELRRAFKKRQLGNNQHELPAVGLLATEAAFTYGKPWLEELKAVLEENITYVIAVLTENTKIKVMKPEGTYLIWLDFSAYGLQQPEINQKLQDEGRLVLNDGFSFGPEGKTYARLNVAAPLTTVKEACRRIGRVFGN, encoded by the coding sequence ATGCAAAGATATGACTTTACGACCAGACCCGATCGTCTCGGCCAGTCTTCCGTCAAATGGCAGCAGAGTGAAAATCAGCCTGACCTGCTGCAGATGTGGGTGGCAGATATGGATTTTTTACCGCTTCCGGCTGTCAAAAAGGCTCTCTCTGAGTACGCCGACCAGCATGTTTTTGGCTACACTTACCCAAGCGACAGCTTGTATCAGTCTATACTTGACTGGGAAAAAAAGGAACACGGTTATTCAGCGGAAAAAGAACATGTGGTTCTCATTGAAGGGGTCGTTCCGGCTATCTCAACAGCTATTCAGGCCTATACTCAAGAAGGAGAAGCTGTTTTGATTAATACGCCGGTTTATCCGCCCTTTGCCCGTTCGGTAAAGTTAAACCAGCGGCAGCTGATTACCAATTCTTTAGTCATCAGAGACGGCCGCTTTACCATTGATTTTGAACAGCTGGAAGCTGATATTATCAAGCATAAAGTAAAGCTCTATATTCTCTGCAGTCCCCACAACCCTGGAGGCAGAGTCTGGAGTAAGGAAGAGCTGACTGCGCTGCTTGAGATTTGTGAGAAGCATCAGGTGATTCTTGTTTCCGATGAAATTCATCAGGACTTGGCTCTTTTTGGCCATAAGCACTGTTCCATCAATACCATTGACCAGCGTTTTAAGGATTTTACCCTAGTGCTGGCTTCTGCGACAAAAACCTTTAATATAGCAGGAACCAAGACCAGCTATGCCATTATTGAAAATGAAGAACTGCGCAGGGCTTTTAAGAAAAGACAGCTGGGCAATAATCAGCATGAACTCCCGGCAGTCGGTTTACTGGCTACAGAGGCTGCATTTACCTACGGAAAGCCTTGGCTGGAGGAGCTCAAAGCAGTCTTGGAAGAAAACATCACTTACGTCATAGCTGTTTTAACAGAAAACACCAAGATTAAGGTGATGAAACCAGAAGGAACTTACTTGATATGGCTGGACTTCAGTGCCTATGGCCTGCAGCAGCCGGAGATTAACCAAAAACTGCAAGATGAAGGGCGTCTGGTCTTAAACGACGGCTTCAGCTTCGGTCCTGAGGGTAAAACCTATGCCAGACTTAATGTAGCAGCGCCTCTGACGACTGTCAAAGAAGCCTGCCGCAGAATTGGCCGGGTTTTTGGAAATTGA